The following coding sequences are from one Plasmodium knowlesi strain H genome assembly, chromosome: 9 window:
- a CDS encoding pseudo-tyrosine kinase-like protein, putative, whose protein sequence is MGNSSNSKPIKGRDFSTYRYIGELNSESVPDGKGIILHNSGEAFYGYFSNGKKNGIGIYIDKKLTKYISNWVNDKVDGELKVKPFHSEKVFSFLYSNGVIESCTIYRSRPKPERSLHAKWKRTPKGGETHSVYINDELAMADACTVEDANKGWVSTLPVRKPGYVLPIGRIQQGRTVSREIGYHEDVIEICPMDQRQVSMENPHDEANIQMNELTKKKIDEQLKKEILENIFYTSSDSSNHFIRPHFVMLGRRKKCYRDTYPCETTPKDITIMTHTSTKKEEKKTKHIIKRLTKQNSNSLKIEKYEAWSRKEVAHWLSLCNVPIKWITAFYRNNVTGSALDRINIEMIRNQMGILPYGHAIKLLQLIKNLRVMAYNKRFARCVNIQECKHFLKRKKKKKKKKKKKKIHREHDSRGVNRRRSENLSRSKSNGKEMNRFHPPPNSSQQSKHMLTLGEPITSDAPPEEEVPVLTKKILYNGDAVYQEEDPNSCTSTTSFNSTRTLKEEVYGKMEKLGEQHAEEQHHLQERVCDRSAPNEPVCHPTSNDRQKDTNKQRREDKKEKKKKFIRSFHKNFSLINDFGNTINGGISRIYSGEGENRALSGDPKDDDYGSCSLSSFSITSTFSQSSRPDLSYEESNKSDSSNVPTWQGESKGEEYSMLASSAELEFSVTSTSSSSASSSLDTSPPSSTSSVSSSSYCSNRTDDAPFYGRSQIIKYPSNIYLNNSLAFSYLYSFIIPHEHLTFLHLIRNHYHIRTRRCKDGRKDQEEEQNLFVTNTKSNKFKSIKGNLKNDKIMNSRTFRGKYLGKDVAIKVLVGRVKDFSEIHKVFYKLHLLRHGNIALMMGVSIRYPFVFIISEFLKNGCLFSYLHCTGSYVKDLSVRQNVGTVRADLGSVSTMSREGDISAKNSTDNSSSCDSCTWNTSHSENPASESHSGRITIGVRNKYNPFKGDNDLFCGAYAEEETEHVVPTPRKKLQIYTNNYNASGRSPSNEWSICQKKTNSHIEEINKKGGKKKKKLHTKLFLQDQIQLHEPYAFPPFDKELSFYVKKKKKKKKKYILFTYPQPKLHFNLPGNALKKDRRLSVQRILKITTDVTLACSYLEKHLSHPLNLKPTNILLDEALNAKITDFGICEIEKCLDTNIDHSYVVYPNGLTTFDVVLADRNVQKMEFSRNDLSDVLRVHDYEDKLHLYSVQRIVASPSSAYPSVSFWTPPEILRGQRGKPFYADVYALGIVLWEMLTRSVPFNYPFKSHLVASVGYAKEELNYNNIPDPIQGLIKSCVHRNMYKRPNFEQILAELSRLYEKANTKAEDALMSFMDGT, encoded by the exons ATGGGGAATTCATCTAACAGCAAGCCGATAAAGGGGCGAGACTTCAGCACCTACCGCTACATCGGAGAACTAAATAGCGAAAGTGTACCAGACGGAAAAGGAATCATTCTACATAACTCAGGTGAAGCATTTTATGGATATTTCTCCaacggaaagaaaaatggcataggaatatacatagataaaaaattaaccaaATATATTTCCAACTGGGTTAATGATAAAGTGGATGGAGAGTTGAAAGTTAAACCCTTCCATTCAGAGAAGGTATTctcctttctttattccaATGGGGTTATCGAGTCATGTACAATTTATCGGAGTAGGCCCAAACCTGAGCGTAGTTTGcatgcaaaatggaagagaactccaaaggggggggaaaccCACAGTGTATACATAAACGATGAACTTGCTATGGCAGATGCCTGTACTGTGGAGGATGCAAATAAAGGATGGGTGTCTACTTTACCGGTGAGGAAACCAGGTTATGTTTTGCCAATTGGGAGAATCCAACAGGGTAGAACTGTAAGTCGAGAAATCGGATATCATGAAGATGTGATAGAAATCTGTCCGATGGATCAACGCCAAGTCTCCATGGAAAACCCGCACGACGAAGCCAACATCCAAATGAATGAATtgactaaaaaaaaaatagatgaacagttaaaaaaggaaattttggaGAACATATTCTACACTTCTTCCGATTCGTCTAATCATTTTATCCGTCCACATTTTGTAATGttggggaggagaaaaaaatgctacagAGATACATATCCTTGTGAAACAACACCAAAGGATATAACCATTATGACCCATAcatcaacaaaaaaagaggagaaaaaaactaaacaTATAATTAAACGGTTAACTAAGCAGAATAGCAATAGTCTTAAgatagaaaaatatgaagcaTGGTCCAGGAAGGAAGTCGCCCACTGGCTCTCTCTATGTAATGTACCCATAAAATGGATCACTGCATTTTACAGAAATAACGTTACGGGAAGTGCACTAGACAGGATTAATATAGAAATGATTCGGAACCAGATGGGGATACTACCATATGGGCATGCAATAAAACTACTCcagttaattaaaaatttgagAGTGATGGCTTACAACAAGAGGTTCGCTCGATGTGTCAACATACAGGAGTGTAAACATTTTctcaagagaaaaaaaaaaaaaaaaaaaaaaaaaaaaaaaaaaaaaatacacagagAACATGATTCACGCGGGGTAAATCGTAGACGAAGCGAAAACCTTAGCCGAAGTAAATCAAACGGGAAGGAAATGAACAGGTTTCACCCTCCTCCAAATTCGAGCCAACAGAGCAAACATATGCTCACCCTAGGGGAACCCATCACCAGTGATGCCCCCCCTGAAGAGGAGGTACCTGTGCTcacgaaaaaaattctgtacAATGGAGATGCAGTGTACCAAGAGGAGGACCCAAACTCGTGCACATCCACCACATCATTCAATTCGACCCGCACTTTGAAAGAGGAAGTCTACGGAAAGATGGAGAAACTAGGAGAACAACACGCAGAGGAGCAGCATCATCTTCAGGAGCGAGTGTGTGATAGGAGCGCCCCCAACGAACCGGTGTGCCACCCAACATCAAACGACAGGCAAAAGGATACCAATAAGCAAAGAcgagaagataaaaaagagaaaaaaaaaaaattcattcgcagtttccataaaaatttttcgcTAATAAATGATTTTGGAAATACAATCAATGGGGGTATCTCAAGGATCTATTccggggaaggggaaaaccGTGCCCTATCCGGTGATCCAAAGGATGACGATTATGGTTCCTGTTCTTTGTCATCCTTTTCTATTACGAGTACGTTTTCCCAATCGAGTCGCCCCGACCTTTCGTATGAAGAATCCAACAAATCCGATTCCTCTAACGTGCCAACTTGGCAAGGGGAATCCAAAGGAGAGGAATATTCTATGCTCGCATCGTCAGCAGAGTTAGAATTTTCCGTTACCTCaacctcctcctcttccgcGTCCTCATCCTTGGAcacttcccccccttcttccACCTCCTCCGTGTCCTCCTCTTCGTACTGTTCAAACAGAACCGACGATGCCCCCTTTTACGGTCGCAGCCAAATAATTAAGTACCCAAGCAACATTTACCTGAACAACAGTTTGGCCTTTTCCTACCTCTACAGCTTTATAATACCGCACGAACACTTAACGTTCCTGCATCTCATTCGGAACCATTATCATATTAGAACCCGTAGATGTAAGGACGGGAGGAAGGATCaggaggaggaacagaaTCTCTTCGTAACGAATACCAAATcgaataaatttaaaagtataaagggaaatttaaagaacgataaaattatgaacagtaGAACTTTTAGGGGAAAGTACTTAGGCAAGGATGTAGCAATTAAGGTATTAgtaggaagagtaaaagattTTTCTGAAATTCACAAAGTATTTTACAAATTACATCTTTTGAGACATGGAAATATTGCTCTCATGATGGGAGTTTCTATTAGATATCCGTtcgtttttatcatttccgaatttttaaaaaacggtTGTTTATTCTCCTATCTTCATTGTACTGGTAGTTATGTGAAGGACTTGTCGGTTAGACAGAACGTAGGAACAGTGAGAGCAGACCTTGGAAGTGTAAGCACCATGAGCAGGGAAGGGGATATATCGGCTAAGAACTCCACGGACAACAGTTCCTCCTGTGATAGCTGTACATGGAACACATCCCACAGTGAAAACCCTGCGTCTGAATCTCACAGTGGAAGAATCACCATCGGGGTGAGAAACAAATATAACCCATTCAAAGGGGACAATGACCTCTTCTGTGGTGCTTACGCGGAGGAGGAAACGGAGCATGTCGTTCCCACGCCGAGGAAAAAGCTccaaatatatacaaacaATTATAACGCATCAGGAAGGAGCCCATCCAATGAATGGAGCATATgtcagaaaaaaacaaactcaCACAtcgaagaaataaacaaaaaaggaggaaagaagaaaaaaaaattacataccAAATTATTCTTACAAGATCAAATTCAACTGCACGAGCCGTAcgcatttccccccttcgaTAAAGAACTCTCTTtctatgtaaaaaaaaaaaaaaaaaaaaaaaaaaaatatatattatttacatACCCTCAACCGAAGCTTCATTTTAACCTACCCGGAAACGCCCTCAAAAAGGACAGACGACTAAGTGTCCAACGGatattaaaaattacaac GGACGTCACCCTCGCCTGTTCGTACTTGGAAAAGCACCTA AGCCACCCCCTGAACCTCAAGCCGACGAACATCCTCCTGGACGAAGCGCTAAACGCAAAAATCACCGACTTTGGAATCTGCGAAATTGAAAAGTGCCTCGACACGAATATCGACCACTCGTATGTTGTGTACCCCAACGGATTAACCACATTCGATGTTGTGTTAGCAGACAGGAATGTACAGAAGATGGAATTCTCCAGAAACGACCTTAGCGATGTTCTGCGTGTTCATGATTATGAGGACAAGCTGCACTTGTATAGTGTCCAACGGATAGTTGCTTCACCGAGCAGTGCCTACCCCTCCGTTTCGTTCTGGACCCCTCCCGag ATTTTGAGAGGCCAGAGAGGAAAGCCCTTTTATGCGGATGTCTACGCGCTGGGAATTGTGCTCTGGGAAATG TTAACCCGCAGTGTCCCCTTTAACTACCCCTTCAAGTCTCACCTGGTG GCCTCCGTCGGATATGCGAAAGAAGAACTGAATTACAATAACATCCCAGACCCTATTCAA gggttGATAAAATCTTGTGTTCACAGGAATATGTACAAAAGACCAAATTTTGAACAAATTTTAGCAGAGCTATCCCGGCTATATGAAAAA GCAAATACAAAAGCTGAAGATGCTCTCATGTCCTTTATGGATGGAACATAA
- a CDS encoding DEAD/DEAH box helicase, putative: MNSKWLSRWRYPQWGKASPTLHYIQQAKLLRTKRRAKWINTSERGTEEETDEWMCIRQGNMSASIPVEEEDKCETAMWRRNTPPHEGESSKDKYTEKNASLNNQLRKRYQGVQKKLYQKYNHQGIGSDPHKVQTYERNYEQMNELNIHRMLLLGLQKLHISELNKMQINSFLTIQQGKDVLINYPDGSGKTIAYLLPLLNNIYFVHDYLEELILQSYHEQGGKNKCGNSVQKNFKFNNNFDLYNGMRKYFLSYSHYRKNVLLEDDATQMDKKMNQKFHLLPNHFDQMDEQSMPESPHLGRTHRRRKKGEGKYTSTENRNGGKAFSANEDQTGYRDGRHTEGKQKTVSLMNKLIEVIKMNKINLNNINSDRANKEELAKLENILMYNFKDKQTEPNCIVTPPDNDECIYRYLTRNPLQINKPIIILTVNKDNICQIVRVIKQLDVLNRINIQTLNDVPYEDTDYPSIDERTHIESNNEEVDMQLQEKVHPENIHVVNVNKLPNPVLCKDEIMWTCVDIVITTPDIFLHAYQNERTKKILPSIIIFDEVDMLFQNNAYRNTMMNIFYIVNRRPEIYNPHIDISNGGLDNVATSIEAILRGDGVKMATLRQPQVSSTFPSALHSTVNHFERGQFGNLDMSPLEETKNGILTGDAFPNNTSHGKDTVIIPSRAKEKERELPLLQMIYVSSTLPSVGHTTAGSMLTERFNNLVEIVCTENYHIPRNVRTQWIELNRDKILSNYLLNGGEGATQEGKDILDLTARDQGTSFQNGTSETHHGGSLKDAALSSKINKLENSSFEHRLDLLIHVLKKYHEWSDSSEFYKQEEFSEHGQAEKNITTNPEGRGKKKKKNSAISTKGGKFHLIDKKEVYKTIVFVNSVKDCIRIYFFLKKHNWPVFCFHKNISINLRMQNLHSFHHAHVAILVTTDLLSRGIDTKNVDHIINFHFPSDAITYLHRLGKMNRSGGDHHNGLNRHNSQEKGQMRHRRATLEKEHIDGETQTKRFHGGDTTWEYIPTHGQDKDNTFPRKNKNFLVTNFLAFSNLPLAQSIRSCDKQNASLLPLFSRKKSFKMKIKRKENNALGEGNRYINVGEMEEDDIDMDGHFPNGREISTCENDEKNVYVQAPFSVFSLDDSGEESEKSDTDEEEVDEEYTDESTRARTKFDQQRAMEKGKTKTKHNPHVDDDHAHELPGETSSCEQKKSLRRCHQSRVSTGNTLPRDKIPSWDDVQFDNQKFLVERFKSRDCYLMGQVKRGKLIFNNFESNADGDDDEEELLF; encoded by the coding sequence ATGAATTCCAAGTGGCTATCTCGGTGGAGGTACCCCCAATGGGGGAAAGCATCACCCACGTTGCATTACATACAGCAGGCCAAATTGTTGAGAACGAAAAGGAGGGCGAAATGGATAAATACTTCGGAGAGGGGTACAGAAGAGGAAACCGACGAATGGATGTGTATAAGGCAAGGAAACATGTCTGCTTCTATCCcagtggaagaagaagacaaaTGTGAGACAGCCATGTGGAGAAGGAACACCCCCCCTCATGAAGGTGAATCTAGTAAGGACAAATACACAGAAAAGAATGCGTCCCTAAATAACCAACTCCGCAAAAGGTACCAAggggtgcaaaaaaaactttatcAAAAGTACAACCACCAGGGAATAGGAAGCGACCCGCACAAGGTACAGACATACGAAAGGAACTACGAACAGATGAACGAATTAAATATCCATCGAATGTTACTTCTAGGATTGCAGAAACTTCACATAAGCGAATTGAATAAAATGCAAATTAACAGCTTTCTTACCATACAGCAAGGGAAAGATGTACTCATAAATTACCCGGATGGGTCAGGTAAAACCATAGCCTACTTGCTACCCCTTCTGAACAATATCTACTTTGTGCATGATTATTTGGAAGAGTTGATCCTTCAAAGTTACCATGAacagggggggaaaaataagtgCGGAAATTCCGTCCAGAAAAACTTCAAATTTAATAACAACTTCGACTTGTACAACGGAATGAGGAAGTATTTCCTTAGCTATAGTCACTACAGGAAAAATGTACTGCTGGAAGATGATGCCACTCAGATGGATAAAAAGATGAACCAGAAATTTCACTTGCTTCCAAATCACTTTGATCAAATGGATGAACAATCCATGCCTGAGTCTCCTCATCTAGGTAGGACGCATCGCAgacggaaaaaaggggagggtAAATATACATCAACGGAGAATCGAAATGGAGGAAAGGCGTTTTCAGCAAATGAGGATCAAACTGGTTATAGAGACGGAAGGCACACAGAAGGCAAACAGAAAACCGTCAGCCTGATGAATAAATTGATAGaagtaataaaaatgaacaaaatcaACCTGAACAATATAAATAGTGACCGTGCAAATAAGGAAGAGCTAGCcaaattggaaaatattttaatgtATAATTTTAAGGATAAACAGACAGAACCTAACTGTATTGTTACCCCTCCAGACAATGATGAATGCATCTACCGGTACCTAACGAGGAACCCCTTACAAATTAATAAGCCAATTATTATCCTAACGGTGAACAAGGATAATATATGTCAAATTGTCCGGGTGATAAAACAACTGGATGTGCTTAACCGGATCAATATACAAACGTTGAATGATGTGCCTTATGAGGATACCGACTATCCCAGTATAGATGAAAGAACACACATAGAATCGAATAATGAAGAGGTTGACATGCAGTTGCAAGAGAAGGTTCACCCCGAAAATATACATGTGGTGAATGTAAATAAACTTCCCAACCCTGTGTTGTGCAAAGATGAAATAATGTGGACATGTGTAGACATAGTTATTACCACTCCAGACATATTTCTACATGCATATCAAAACGAACGAACTAAGAAGATCCTTCCATCCATAATTATATTCGATGAAGTAGATATGCTTTTCCAAAATAATGCTTACAGAAATACAATGATGAACATTTTCTACATTGTTAACAGAAGACCTGAAATTTACAACCCTCATATTGATATTAGCAATGGAGGATTGGATAATGTGGCCACCTCCATTGAGGCTATCTTAAGGGGCGATGGTGTCAAAATGGCTACTCTTCGTCAACCCCAAGTTTCAAGTACATTTCCAAGTGCACTTCACTCCACTGTTAACCACTTCGAACGCGGCCAATTTGGAAACCTGGATATGTCACCTCTTGAGGAGACCAAAAATGGAATCCTTACCGGGGATGCCTTTCCCAACAATACCTCCCACGGGAAAGACACCGTTATCATTCCCTCCAgggcaaaggaaaaagaacgagAACTGCCGCTACTCCAGATGATATACGTCAGCTCGACACTCCCCTCTGTTGGACACACTACCGCGGGAAGTATGTTGACAGAACGATTTAACAACCTCGTAGAAATTGTGTGCACGGAAAATTACCACATCCCCAGAAACGTGCGTACCCAGTGGATAGAATTGAACAGAGATAAAATTTTAAGCAACTACCTCCTCAACGGAGGGGAGGGAGCCACACAGGAAGGGAAGGATATCTTGGACCTCACTGCCAGGGATCAGGGAACTTCCTTCCAGAATGGCACTTCGGAGACTCACCATGGTGGTAGCCTAAAGGATGCCGCTCTGTCTAGCAAAATCAACAAACTGGAGAATAGCTCCTTCGAGCATAGACTGGATCTACTAATCcatgttttgaaaaaataccATGAATGGTCAGATAGCTCAGAATTTTATAAACAGGAAGAATTTTCTGAACATGGTCaggcggaaaaaaatataactacCAACCCtgagggaaggggaaaaaaaaaaaaaaaaaattctgcaaTCTcaacaaaaggggggaaattccACCTAATTGACAAGAAAGAAGTTTACAAAACGATTGTATTTGTTAACAGCGTAAAGGATTGCATccgaatatatttttttttaaaaaaacataactGGCCTGTCTTCTGCTTTCACAAAAACATATCAATAAATTTACGCATGCAAAATCTGCACAGCTTCCATCATGCACACGTTGCCATTTTAGTGACCACCGATTTGTTGAGCAGAGGTATAGACACCAAAAATGTGGACCACATAAttaattttcatttcccttcCGACGCGATAACGTACTTGCACCGGCTTGGCAAAATGAACAGGAGCGGCGGTGACCACCATAATGGCCTTAATCGCCACAATAGCCAAGAAAAAGGGCAAATGCGGCATCGACGCGCCACCCTGGAGAAGGAACACATCGATGGAGAAACACAAACGAAACGATTCCACGGAGGAGACACAACTTGGGAGTATATTCCAACCCATGGTCAAGACAAAGACAACACATTTCcccgaaaaaataaaaactttcTCGTGACAAACTTTCTAGCATTTTCCAATCTCCCCTTGGCACAGTCGATTAGAAGTTGTGATAAACAGAACGCAAGTTTGCTACCCCTTTtttcaaggaaaaaatctttcaaaatgaaaataaaaagaaaagaaaataatgccCTTGGGGAGGGCAACAGATACATCAACGTTGGGGAAATGGAAGAGGATGATATCGACATGGATGGTCATTTTCCAAATGGGAGGGAAATCTCCACATGtgagaatgatgaaaaaaatgtctatgTCCAGGCACCCTTCTCCGTTTTTTCACTGGACGATTCGGGGGAAGAATCAGAAAAGAGCGACACGGATGAGGAAGAGGTAGATGAAGAATACACAGATGAATCCACACGAGCGCGTACCAAATTCGACCAACAGAGAgcaatggaaaaaggaaaaactaaaaCAAAACATAACCCGCATGTTGATGATGACCACGCGCACGAGTTACCCGGGGAAACATCCTCctgtgaacaaaaaaaatcgcTTCGAAGGTGTCACCAATCGAGAGTGTCTACCGGTAATACTCTCCCTCGTGATAAAATCCCATCCTGGGATGACGTACAATTTGACAACCAGAAATTTCTGGTGGAGAGATTCAAGAGCAGGGATTGTTACCTCATGGGGCAAGTCAAACGGGGAAAGCTTATCTTTAACAACTTCGAAAGTAATGCAGATGGAGAcgacgatgaggaggagtTGCTCTTTTGA
- a CDS encoding DNA replication ATP-dependent helicase/nuclease DNA2, putative has translation MEKEEEGEKQNQVGKEPNVVAPIKGERQVAMKKSRRARGRVLEKFEELIKLENIHEMKELEMCYAHLTKDELIEKGILLNDLTIKTATKYSDNQNAYIVKLVKRKKKTKTNDLSDEENIENFNNNMFGKGSIVHFSRKRKGYCLDKEHTVVNKNSVIKDIVNIYVCTVHKVKKNQVNLIVRHVDELCKELNISNTYLLVDKSYFDVCLVNSEISMQRQLQAINLMKGTLENPSDVVKILFFRKAPSQDLFLRQVLGIFRRKEQGEKNLKNEPLSLSEESPKVEEASDLSDHANGDPPISYPTGYPTSYPTGYPTGYPSSYPIGYPSAEDLANESNYIHQCDKTEWGNKNLNDSQKKAVYFCLYSKDIFCVHGPPGTGKTTVLCEVIYQLVKRNKKILVTGPSNVSVDNILRKCINMNVKNVVRIGIKSKISKDLWSYSYDEKIKSCDSYKLCEDIDKDIEKMKTEINKLKSKKKNEKTPFDRKGIANLKYEIRMLNKSRKKKKNIFFTEIMNRNNVVFSTCSSSSNYELNKYVKNTNFLFDVVCIDECCQCTEPLCYMPLLLSKKNVFLFGDHKQLAPLVKHNSKNNKLNVTLFERLIKKYKRKISYFLKIQYRMNDLILKWSNKVFYQDRLVSHDSCKAITVEELLFLTPVEKHTGQGAKQMSERKKDTKDKQKKMEKKKKKGKEKEKESGEEEEEGDENPQVNTKLKDMIQSYTYCPITWVETDGFDEFLDDTKELDMIQLEMKEKKDDKVGVKMLSKAPGGVELAVPPLASVVSVAPSSRGAHGDRKENEQKRPDNEDPLEEGLDDLGVYEDDLEEANQSENNITGDEGVFLKNESCSERSSHGEEEEVAVDAEQKEKALEEAVQIDIDDIVNLNNKSRSNRGEAYVVYKLIERMLHVDKISAKHICVITPYSKQMHLLKNILYDNLYGEKNFTSNYKDIEIATVDSFQGREKEIVILSLVCSNYFKNIGFLKDYRRLNVAITRAKRHVVIVGNSSTISNDKLLNELYETVLNHGKVYMVNELVDVEQIPVGA, from the coding sequence atggagaaggaagaagagggagAGAAGCAGAACCAAGTGGGCAAAGAGCCCAATGTGGTGGCGCCGATCAAAGGGGAGAGACAGGTCGCTATGAAAAAGTCGCGTCGAGCGCGTGGAAGAGTCTTGGAGAAATTTGAGGAGCTGATCAAGCTAGAGAACATACACGAAATGAAGGAACTAGAAATGTGTTATGCGCATCTTACCAAAGACGAGTTAATCGAGAAAGGAATTCTACTAAACGATCTAACCATCAAAACAGCCACGAAATATAGTGACAACCAAAATGCTTACATTGTTAAGctagttaaaaggaaaaaaaaaacaaaaacaaatgacttaagtgatgaagaaaacaTAGAGAATTTTAACAACAATATGTTTGGTAAGGGGAGCATAGTACATTTCtcaaggaagaggaaaggatACTGTCTGGATAAGGAGCACACGGTTGTTAATAAGAATTCAGTTATTAAAGAtattgtaaatatatatgtgtgcactgtacataaagtgaaaaaaaatcaggTTAATCTTATTGTTAGACATGTAGATGAGTTGTGTAAGGAGCTAAACATTAGTAACACCTATTTGCTTGTTGATAAAAGCTACTTTGATGTGTGTCTCGTCAATAGTGAAATTTCTATGCAAAGACAACTGCAGGCCATTAATTTGATGAAGGGTACGTTGGAAAATCCATCTGATGTAGTGAAGATTCTCTTTTTTCGGAAGGCTCCCTCGCAGGATTTGTTTCTGCGGCAGGTTCTGGGCATTTTCCGGAGGAAAGAGCAGGGGGAGAAGAATCTAAAGAATGAACCGTTATCACTATCGGAGGAGTCAccaaaagtggaagaagccTCCGATCTTAGTGATCATGCAAATGGGGATCCCCCCATCAGTTACCCCACCGGATACCCCACCAGCTACCCCACCGGATACCCCACCGGATACCCCAGCAGCTACCCCATCGGCTATCCCTCCGCAGAGGATCTGGCCAACGAATCGAACTACATCCATCAATGTGACAAAACGGAATGGGGGAACAAAAATCTAAACGACAGTCAGAAGAAGGCAGTGTACTTCTGCCTATACTCGAAGGATATTTTCTGCGTGCATGGACCACCAGGGACAGGGAAAACTACGGTGCTCTGCGAAGTGATCTACCAGTTGGTcaagaggaacaaaaaaatactcGTGACTGGACCAAGTAATGTCTCAGTTGATAATATATTAAGGAAATGCATAAACATGAATGTGAAGAATGTTGTTCGAATTGGCATAAAATCAAAAATAAGCAAAGACTTGTGGAGTTATAGCTAcgacgaaaaaataaaaagttgcgATTCCTATAAATTGTGTGAAGACATCGACAAGgacatagaaaaaatgaaaacagaaataaacaaattgaagagtaaaaaaaaaaatgaaaagactCCATTCgatagaaaaggaatagcTAATTTGAAATACGAAATTAGAATGTTAAATAaaagtcgaaaaaaaaaaaaaaatatattttttactgaAATTATGAATAGAAATAACGTCGTTTTTTCTACTTGTTCAAGTAGCTCAAATTATGAATTAAACAAATAtgtgaaaaatacaaattttcttttcgatGTTGTTTGTATTGATGAGTGTTGTCAGTGCACGGAGCCCTTGTGCTACATGCCTCTGTTACTATcgaagaaaaatgttttcctttttggggACCACAAACAACTAGCCCCCTTGGTGAAGCACAACAGTAAGAACAACAAATTAAACGTTACCCTTTTTGAGAGacttattaaaaaatataaaaggaaaatttcctACTTCCTTAAGATACAGTACCGAATGAATGATCTAATTTTGAAATGGTCCAACAAAGTGTTCTATCAGGATCGCCTTGTTTCACACGACTCTTGCAAAGCCATCACGGTGGAGGAGCTGCTTTTTCTCACACCCGTGGAGAAGCATACTGGGCAAGGGGCGAAGCAAATGAGTGAACGGAAAAAAGACACCAaagataaacaaaaaaaaatggagaaaaagaaaaaaaaggggaaagagaaggaaaaagaaagtggagaggaagaagaggaaggagatGAGAACCCCCAGGTGAacacaaaattgaaggaCATGATTCAAAGCTACACCTATTGTCCGATCACGTGGGTTGAGACAGATGGGTTCGATGAATTTCTCGATGACACCAAGGAGCTGGATATGATACAGCTGgagatgaaggagaagaaggatgaTAAGGTGGGAGTAAAGATGCTCAGCAAAGCGCCAGGGGGGGTGGAATTAGCAGTGCCACCACTTGCATCAGTTGTATCAGTTGCACCTTCCTCAAGGGGGGCCCATGGCgacaggaaggaaaatgaacagaaacgGCCCGATAACGAGGATCCCCTAGAAGAAGGGTTAGACGACCTTGGTGTATATGAAGACGATTTGGAAGAAGCGAATCAAAGTGAGAACAACATCACAGGGGATGAGGGTGTCTTTTTGAAGAATGAATCATGCTCCGAACGAAGTTCGCAtggggaggaggaggaggtagCCGTTGATGCAgagcaaaaagaaaaggcactGGAGGAAGCAGTCCAAATAGACATAGACGACATAGTAAACCTGAACAACAAGTCCAGAAGCAACAGAGGAGAGGCCTACGTGGTTTACAAGTTAATCGAGCGGATGTTACATGTAGATAAGATTAGTGCCAAACACATTTGTGTGATCACTCCATACTCGAAGCAAATGCATCTActcaaaaatattctttacGATAATTTATACGGTGAGAAGAATTTCACGTCAAATTACAAAGACATCGAAATAGCAACTGTTGATTCCTTccaagggagggaaaaagagaTAGTAATTTTATCTCTTGTGTGTTCCAATTATTTTAAGAACATTGGATTTCTGAAGGATTATCGACGTTTAAATGTGGCTATTACGAGGGCCAAGAGGCACGTCGTCATCGTGGGAAATTCCAGCACCATATCAAACGATAAACTTTTGAATGAGCTGTACGAGACTGTCCTCAATCACGGCAAGGTGTACATGGTGAACGAGTTGGTGGATGTGGAGCAGATACCCGTGGGGGCCTAG